One Moorella sp. E308F DNA segment encodes these proteins:
- a CDS encoding Hsp20/alpha crystallin family protein, with protein MSIGPWRPWRELADIREALFRNFMPGFWEIGPRFDIYQTEREVVATVELPGLTSRDDVEITATEDTLAIRGEIRRSEETGEQDYHRAERFYGTFARTVSLPAKVEPEKATATYKNGILEVRLPKAENQRQRRIPINLH; from the coding sequence ATGAGTATTGGTCCATGGCGCCCCTGGCGCGAACTGGCCGATATCCGCGAGGCCTTGTTCCGTAACTTCATGCCCGGCTTCTGGGAAATCGGCCCCCGCTTTGACATTTACCAGACCGAAAGGGAAGTGGTAGCCACAGTAGAATTACCGGGCCTGACTTCCAGGGACGATGTAGAAATCACCGCCACCGAGGATACCCTTGCCATTCGGGGTGAAATTCGCCGCAGCGAAGAAACAGGGGAACAGGATTATCACCGCGCCGAGCGCTTTTACGGTACCTTTGCCCGGACCGTCAGCCTGCCGGCCAAGGTAGAACCGGAAAAAGCGACGGCGACTTATAAAAACGGTATCCTGGAGGTCCGCCTGCCCAAGGCGGAAAACCAGCGGCAGCGGCGTATCCCCATCAATCTCCACTAG
- the selA gene encoding L-seryl-tRNA(Sec) selenium transferase, translated as MEQPQSLLRQLPAVDQILRHPLLRELSQTDHNLVVACTRQVLTSWRERVLTAGIEPPGLEELAREIKKRYEASSRSSLRAVINATGVVLHTNLGRAVLSQAAAEAALMAARRYTNLEFNLESGQRGNRYEHVAGLLKELTGAEAALVVNNNAAAVYLSLAALAAGKETIISRGQLVEIGGSFRVPDVMAQSGTRLVEVGTTNKTYLQDYEAAMGPDTALLLKVHPSNYRIQGFTHEVTTAELVDLGRRRQVPVMEDLGSGFLVDLENYGITGEPNVQAEIKQGVDLLTFSGDKLLGGPQAGIILGRRELVATIARHPLTRALRVDKMTLAALEATLRAYRNPDRAVREIPTLAALVARPEDLRRRAEQLQALLAEVLGSRARVGIKAITSQAGGGSLPLTELPSWGVTVAPAQVTVEELARRLRQIEPPVLVRVQEDTLILDVRTLLPGESEELARALVEALDGINDPTGET; from the coding sequence ATGGAACAGCCCCAAAGCCTTTTGCGGCAATTACCGGCAGTAGACCAGATCCTGCGGCACCCGCTGCTCCGTGAATTATCCCAAACGGACCATAACCTGGTGGTTGCCTGTACTCGCCAGGTCCTGACCAGCTGGCGGGAGAGAGTACTGACCGCAGGAATTGAGCCGCCTGGTCTGGAAGAATTGGCGCGGGAAATAAAGAAAAGGTACGAAGCCAGCAGCCGTAGCAGCTTGCGGGCGGTCATTAATGCTACCGGGGTGGTTTTACACACCAACCTGGGCCGAGCTGTTTTAAGCCAAGCGGCAGCGGAAGCAGCCCTGATGGCGGCCCGGCGCTATACCAATCTGGAATTTAACTTGGAGTCGGGACAACGTGGTAATCGTTATGAACATGTGGCCGGTTTGCTCAAGGAGTTGACCGGTGCCGAAGCAGCCCTGGTGGTTAACAACAACGCTGCTGCCGTATATTTAAGCCTGGCCGCCCTGGCTGCCGGCAAGGAGACCATTATTTCCCGGGGTCAGCTGGTGGAAATCGGCGGTTCCTTCCGGGTACCGGATGTTATGGCCCAGAGCGGTACCAGGCTGGTGGAAGTAGGTACTACCAATAAAACCTACCTGCAGGACTATGAAGCGGCCATGGGACCGGATACAGCTCTGCTTCTCAAGGTTCACCCCAGTAATTATCGCATCCAGGGTTTTACCCATGAAGTGACTACGGCCGAACTGGTTGACCTGGGTCGGCGCCGGCAGGTACCCGTCATGGAGGACCTGGGCAGCGGTTTTCTGGTGGACTTGGAGAACTACGGTATTACCGGCGAACCGAATGTTCAGGCCGAAATTAAACAGGGGGTAGACCTCTTAACCTTCAGCGGGGATAAATTGCTGGGCGGGCCCCAGGCCGGGATTATCCTGGGTCGGCGGGAGCTGGTGGCCACTATTGCCCGCCATCCTTTAACTCGCGCCCTGCGGGTTGATAAAATGACTCTGGCTGCCCTTGAGGCAACCTTGCGGGCTTATCGCAACCCGGACCGGGCCGTCCGGGAGATCCCTACCCTGGCTGCCCTGGTAGCCCGGCCGGAGGACTTGCGGCGCCGGGCGGAACAGCTGCAGGCCTTGCTGGCGGAAGTGCTGGGTTCCCGGGCGCGGGTAGGCATAAAAGCAATCACCTCCCAGGCCGGAGGCGGTTCCCTGCCGTTAACCGAACTGCCGTCCTGGGGCGTAACCGTTGCGCCGGCCCAGGTTACGGTAGAAGAACTGGCCAGGCGCCTGCGGCAAATTGAGCCCCCGGTCCTGGTGCGGGTTCAGGAAGATACCTTAATCCTCGACGTCCGCACCCTCCTGCCCGGTGAAAGTGAAGAACTGGCTCGCGCCCTGGTAGAGGCCCTCGATGGGATTAACGACCCCACCGGGGAAACCTGA
- a CDS encoding branched-chain amino acid ABC transporter permease: protein MAVFLQQIINGLSLGSIYALIALGYTMVYGIIQLINFAHGDILMVGAYIAFFVVVYLKLNIWLAFIISMIGTAILGVLIERVAYRPLRNAGRLAPLITAIGVSLFLENGGLMVLGTEIRSYPAGLITSAQLPLAIFGIKLTATTLQLLILAITIAMMVILQYIVHYTWAGKAMRAVSYDPDAARLMGINVDNTISLTFAIGSTFAAVAGVLLGLYYNTIQPLMGIMPGLKAFVAAVIGGIGLIPGAMVGGFALGIFETMVSGYWSSKLRDPIVFLLLILILLVKPSGLLGKNNTEKV from the coding sequence ATGGCCGTATTTCTCCAGCAGATAATCAACGGGCTGTCCCTGGGCAGCATCTATGCCCTCATTGCCTTGGGCTATACCATGGTTTATGGTATCATCCAGTTGATTAATTTTGCCCATGGCGACATTTTAATGGTGGGCGCTTATATTGCCTTTTTTGTGGTAGTTTATCTCAAATTAAATATCTGGCTGGCCTTTATCATTTCCATGATCGGTACTGCTATCCTGGGGGTTCTCATTGAGCGGGTCGCCTATAGACCTTTACGTAACGCTGGCCGCCTGGCACCCTTGATTACAGCAATCGGCGTGTCCCTATTTCTGGAGAACGGGGGCCTGATGGTCCTGGGAACCGAAATTCGTTCCTATCCGGCGGGGCTGATCACCAGCGCCCAACTGCCTTTGGCGATATTTGGCATAAAACTGACAGCCACCACCCTGCAGCTTTTAATTCTAGCCATTACAATCGCAATGATGGTCATATTGCAGTATATTGTCCATTATACCTGGGCCGGTAAAGCCATGCGGGCCGTCTCCTACGACCCGGATGCTGCCAGGCTCATGGGAATTAATGTTGATAACACTATTTCCCTGACCTTCGCCATAGGGTCGACCTTTGCGGCCGTGGCCGGGGTCCTGCTGGGGCTCTATTACAACACCATTCAGCCCTTAATGGGTATTATGCCCGGTTTAAAGGCCTTCGTGGCGGCGGTTATTGGCGGCATCGGCCTGATTCCCGGCGCCATGGTGGGGGGCTTTGCCCTGGGTATTTTTGAAACCATGGTCAGCGGTTACTGGAGCAGTAAATTACGGGACCCCATTGTGTTTCTCCTCCTTATCTTAATCCTGCTGGTCAAGCCGTCCGGCCTGCTGGGAAAGAACAATACTGAAAAGGTGTAG
- a CDS encoding ABC transporter substrate-binding protein: MGRIKKVALFTVALLLAAAIIAGCGQQKSGAEKQGASGGDTINIGVNYELSGDVATYGTNSKDAILLAFEEINQNGGVLGGKKFNPIVLDNGGKREEAMSAAAKLITENKVVALLGPATSGATMAAATMATKYKVPIISPSATNPDVTVDPQTKKVRDYVFRVCFIDPTQAIVGAEFAIKDLGAKKAAIIYSNSDEYSKGLYKVFKEEFVKNGGQVVAEESFNSGDQDFRPALTRIKDAGVDLIYVPAYYGDVGKIVNQARELEIKVPMLGADGWDSPKLAEYAGGAANLNNTYFTNHYAASDPNPRLQAFIKAFKAKYNREPDAFAALAYDTAYLLADAINRAGSADPEAIRNALASTKNFDGITSKITIDENHNPVKDVAIIAMVDGKQTLKKKITH, from the coding sequence GTGGGGAGGATTAAAAAAGTTGCCCTGTTTACCGTGGCCTTGCTCTTGGCAGCGGCAATAATCGCCGGTTGCGGCCAGCAAAAATCAGGGGCGGAAAAACAGGGGGCTTCCGGCGGCGATACCATTAATATCGGCGTCAACTATGAACTCTCAGGCGATGTAGCTACTTATGGTACTAATTCTAAGGACGCCATCCTGCTGGCCTTTGAAGAAATCAACCAGAACGGCGGTGTCCTGGGTGGCAAGAAGTTCAACCCTATCGTGCTGGACAATGGCGGTAAAAGAGAAGAAGCCATGAGTGCGGCTGCGAAATTGATTACGGAGAATAAAGTCGTCGCCCTCCTGGGCCCGGCTACTTCCGGTGCCACCATGGCGGCGGCGACCATGGCTACTAAATATAAAGTACCTATTATTAGTCCCTCAGCGACGAATCCAGATGTAACTGTCGATCCCCAGACCAAGAAAGTGCGCGACTACGTGTTCCGTGTCTGCTTTATCGATCCCACCCAGGCCATTGTGGGCGCGGAATTCGCCATCAAAGATCTTGGAGCTAAAAAGGCTGCCATTATTTACAGCAACTCTGATGAGTACAGCAAGGGTTTATATAAGGTATTTAAAGAGGAATTCGTTAAAAACGGCGGCCAGGTTGTGGCGGAAGAGAGCTTTAATTCCGGCGATCAGGATTTCCGTCCCGCCCTTACCAGGATTAAGGATGCCGGTGTCGACCTGATTTATGTTCCGGCCTATTACGGTGACGTGGGCAAGATTGTTAACCAGGCGCGGGAACTGGAAATAAAGGTTCCCATGCTGGGTGCTGACGGGTGGGATTCTCCCAAACTGGCTGAGTACGCCGGCGGGGCAGCGAACCTGAATAATACTTACTTTACCAACCATTACGCTGCCAGTGATCCCAACCCGCGACTTCAGGCCTTTATTAAAGCTTTTAAGGCCAAATACAACAGGGAACCGGACGCCTTTGCTGCCCTCGCTTATGATACAGCTTACCTGCTGGCCGATGCTATCAATCGGGCCGGGTCGGCCGATCCGGAGGCCATCCGCAATGCCCTGGCCAGTACGAAGAATTTTGACGGCATTACCAGTAAGATTACCATTGATGAAAACCACAACCCGGTTAAAGATGTAGCCATTATTGCCATGGTAGACGGCAAGCAAACGCTAAAGAAAAAGATTACCCATTAA
- a CDS encoding branched-chain amino acid ABC transporter permease encodes MKQVRFSKKNLISLAGAILIYFLVYWLQAAGVISAFQEINLMMMGINIILAVSLNLIVGFTGQLALGHAGFMAVGAYVSAILTTNLGQPFPVAILAGACAAAVAGIIIGLPTLRLRGDYLAIATLGFGEIIRGAANNINYIGGAAGMIGIPQLTNWTWLYLMMVLTILVIVNFLNSTHGRACVAIRENEIAAETMGINTTYYKVLAFAIGAFFAGIAGALYAHYFYLIQPTTFTFFRSFDILVMVVFGGLGSVTGSIIAAAAITLINAALQDLAVLRMVIYAVLLIVIMVFRPQGLMGNKELTLDRWVPKRGEASGSAGN; translated from the coding sequence GTGAAACAGGTGCGATTTAGCAAAAAAAATCTAATCTCCCTGGCCGGCGCAATCCTAATTTATTTTTTGGTATACTGGCTGCAAGCAGCGGGTGTAATCAGTGCCTTCCAGGAGATTAATTTAATGATGATGGGGATCAATATTATCCTGGCAGTCAGCCTTAATCTCATTGTGGGCTTTACCGGCCAGTTGGCCCTTGGCCATGCAGGCTTTATGGCCGTGGGTGCCTATGTGTCCGCTATTCTGACTACCAACTTGGGCCAGCCTTTTCCGGTGGCTATCCTGGCCGGAGCCTGCGCGGCGGCCGTTGCCGGGATTATCATCGGGTTGCCCACCTTGCGCTTGCGGGGAGATTACCTGGCTATCGCCACTCTGGGGTTTGGAGAAATTATCCGGGGAGCAGCCAACAATATTAACTATATCGGCGGCGCCGCCGGGATGATTGGTATTCCCCAATTGACCAATTGGACCTGGCTTTACCTGATGATGGTCCTGACCATCCTGGTTATTGTCAATTTCCTTAATTCTACCCACGGGCGGGCCTGTGTGGCTATCCGGGAAAATGAGATTGCCGCCGAAACCATGGGCATCAACACCACTTACTATAAAGTCCTGGCCTTTGCCATAGGCGCCTTTTTTGCCGGGATTGCTGGGGCCCTTTATGCCCATTATTTTTACCTCATCCAGCCGACCACTTTTACCTTTTTCCGTTCCTTTGACATTCTGGTCATGGTAGTTTTTGGCGGTCTGGGAAGCGTCACCGGCTCCATCATTGCTGCGGCAGCCATCACCCTTATTAACGCCGCCCTCCAGGACCTGGCCGTTTTAAGGATGGTTATCTACGCCGTACTATTGATTGTCATCATGGTTTTCCGCCCCCAGGGTTTAATGGGTAACAAGGAACTTACCCTGGACCGCTGGGTGCCGAAACGAGGTGAAGCCAGTGGCTCTGCTGGAAACTAA
- the selB gene encoding selenocysteine-specific translation elongation factor, translating to MEYIIVGTAGHVDHGKTVLVKALTGVDTDRLKEEKERGISIELGFAPLTLPSGRQLGLVDVPGHERFIRQMLAGVGGMDLVMLVVAADEGVMPQTREHLAIIDLLQIKQGIIVVTKIDLVDAEWLELVREEVRQVVQGTVLAEAPIIPVSALTGEGIPELLARLDALAAATPTRPAQGRVRLPIDRVFSITGFGTVVTGTLWSGTIRVGDDLEVQPEGIKTKVRNLQVHGKNVKEALAGQRVAVNLAGIEKEAVSRGSSLLTPGFLRPTYRLDASFKLLAGARTLANRSRIRFYLGTAEVLGRIILLDRNELKGGEKAFVQLLMEEPVVATRADRFILRSYSPMQTIGGGLIIDPAPPRHRRFEPSVLASLEKRLEGSPQEILAQVVQEHRDGLDWQEAAARAALTPQETRKLLHEMAAAGQLTLLAADNDLYAVNNERMTAWWQAAVRALADFHRQYPLRPGLGREELRSRYFSHLPARVFQALLERWSQEGRIQLTASNVALSDFKPEISPRQRELLQALAECYRSARWQPPGFNEVAAAYNLAPAELEELLHYLTREGVLVKINDEFYWHREAFEEAVAVVKKLSLAGPFGLAEVRDALGSSRKYVLPFLEYLDRIKLTRRQGDRRMVIAN from the coding sequence GTGGAATATATTATTGTCGGGACAGCCGGTCATGTCGACCACGGCAAGACGGTACTGGTCAAGGCCTTAACCGGCGTTGATACAGACCGGCTCAAAGAAGAAAAGGAACGCGGCATATCCATTGAGCTGGGGTTTGCTCCCCTGACTTTACCCAGCGGGCGCCAGTTAGGCCTGGTGGATGTACCCGGCCATGAACGCTTTATTCGCCAGATGCTGGCCGGTGTCGGCGGTATGGACCTGGTCATGCTGGTGGTGGCGGCCGACGAAGGGGTGATGCCCCAGACCAGGGAACACCTGGCCATTATTGACCTGCTGCAGATCAAGCAGGGTATCATCGTGGTTACGAAAATCGACCTGGTGGATGCCGAGTGGCTGGAACTGGTCCGGGAAGAAGTGCGCCAGGTCGTTCAGGGGACGGTGCTGGCTGAGGCCCCCATCATCCCTGTGTCCGCTCTGACCGGCGAAGGGATACCAGAGCTCCTGGCCCGGCTGGATGCCCTGGCGGCAGCAACGCCAACCCGGCCGGCACAAGGAAGGGTAAGGCTCCCCATCGATCGGGTTTTTTCCATTACCGGTTTTGGCACAGTAGTTACCGGCACCCTCTGGTCGGGAACCATCCGCGTAGGAGACGATCTGGAGGTCCAGCCGGAAGGTATAAAAACTAAGGTCCGCAATCTCCAGGTTCATGGTAAGAATGTTAAAGAAGCCCTGGCCGGCCAGCGAGTAGCCGTAAATTTAGCCGGCATAGAAAAGGAAGCCGTTAGCCGGGGCAGCTCCCTTCTAACTCCAGGCTTTTTACGTCCAACCTATCGCCTGGATGCCAGTTTTAAGCTTCTGGCAGGCGCCCGTACCCTGGCCAACCGCAGCCGCATCCGTTTTTACCTGGGCACGGCCGAGGTTTTAGGGAGAATTATCCTCCTTGATCGAAACGAATTAAAGGGCGGGGAAAAGGCCTTTGTCCAGCTGCTCATGGAGGAGCCGGTGGTGGCTACGCGGGCCGATCGCTTTATCTTGCGCAGCTATTCGCCTATGCAAACCATTGGCGGCGGGCTGATCATTGACCCGGCGCCCCCCCGGCATCGCCGCTTTGAGCCATCCGTCCTGGCTTCCTTAGAGAAACGCCTGGAAGGTTCGCCCCAAGAAATCCTGGCGCAGGTTGTCCAGGAGCACCGGGATGGCCTGGACTGGCAGGAAGCGGCAGCCAGGGCGGCTTTAACGCCGCAAGAAACCAGGAAATTGTTGCATGAAATGGCTGCTGCGGGACAGCTCACCTTGCTTGCTGCTGATAACGACCTGTACGCAGTAAACAATGAGCGCATGACTGCGTGGTGGCAGGCGGCGGTACGGGCCCTGGCTGATTTTCACCGCCAGTATCCCCTGCGCCCCGGCCTGGGGAGGGAAGAATTGCGTTCCCGTTATTTCTCCCACCTGCCGGCGCGGGTTTTTCAAGCCTTGCTGGAACGATGGTCCCAGGAAGGCCGTATTCAGCTGACGGCAAGTAACGTGGCCCTGTCTGATTTTAAGCCCGAGATTAGCCCCCGGCAAAGAGAACTTTTACAGGCCCTGGCAGAGTGTTATCGGTCGGCTCGCTGGCAGCCGCCGGGTTTTAATGAAGTAGCAGCTGCTTATAACCTGGCCCCGGCAGAGCTGGAAGAGCTCCTTCACTACCTGACGCGGGAAGGAGTTTTGGTTAAAATCAACGACGAATTTTACTGGCACCGGGAGGCCTTTGAAGAGGCCGTGGCGGTAGTGAAAAAATTAAGCCTCGCCGGCCCCTTCGGCCTGGCTGAAGTAAGGGACGCCCTGGGCAGCTCCCGCAAATATGTACTGCCCTTTTTAGAGTACCTGGACCGGATAAAACTTACCCGGCGTCAGGGGGACAGGCGAATGGTTATTGCCAATTGA